GGCGGACGACCTCCTCTGCATCGGTCACAATGGGAAAGCTTTTGCCACGGCCATGGATCACAACGGCCCGCGCGCCGGGCTCGGCAAGGGCGCGATCAAAAGCCGTGAGCAGCGCCGCGCGCAGCTCGCGCGTGAGCACATTCGACGGAGGGGGCGGCAGGCCGAGCCAGACCACCCCGTCTCGATGGGAATATTCGACCGCGTCCCGCGACTCTGTCATCCGCCTGCCCCCGCAAACCGGCCCGATCACCGGACCGGCGCCTCTGGTCTTCGCGCTTTTCCGCGCGATTTCGCGGCATTAGACGGGAAACTCGCGATTATGGCAAGTTTGAAGCAGCCTCGCCTCAGATCGGCATATTGTCGAACTGGTCTTCGACCTCGTTGTCGCCATCCGGGCGCACCAGCTTCAGCGCGCTCTGCGGCACCTTGCCGCCGCGCGCCTCGAGCTCTTCCACATGGCGCTCCAGATCGTCCAGCAGATCCTTGTAGGCGGTTGCATCGGCCGAGGCCGTGGCATGTCCGATTTCGGCCTCGAGCTCGGCGATCCGGGCTTTCAGGGCTTCGATCATCTCTTCACTCCTCCTCTCTCTGTTATCTCTCAGACCGGGACCATCCCAGCCTATCTCTTCTGTCCCCCGGCGCAGGCGGCGCACAGCGGCGCCTCGGGCAGCACGTCGAGCCGTGCCTCGGAAATCGCCTCGCCGCAGTTCAGGCAGTAACCGTATTCGCCCTCGTCCATGCGGTTCAAGGCCGCCTTGATGCGGGCGATTTCGGTCTGTCCGCTGGCGCCGAGGCTTTCCAGAACCTCGTCACCCTCGCGCTCGACGGCGCTTTCCTCCCAGTCCTTGGGCCGCGGCGCCTCCAGCGAATCCTCGATTTCCTCGAGACGCGCGCCCAGCTCCTCCAACCTCTTCAGCAACATGGCTCTGTATTTTTCATATGGCATCGGTCTGTCCTGACACACTACACCGCCCGATAAGATGCCGCTTTCAGCATGCCTCCACCATGACACAGGTCAAGTACAACGAATCCTTGCTTACATATTCACCTTTGAATATATGATTTCCCAAACTGGAGGATACCCCCATGATGTCACCCGAAGTCACCGCCTTCTTCGACGACGCCACCAACACGATTTCCTATGTCGTGCGCGATCCCGAAGGGTCGTCCTGCGCGATCATCGATTCCGTGCTGGATTTCGATTACTCCTCGGGCCGGACCGACACCCGCTCCGCCGATGCGGTCATCGCCTTCGTCCGCGAGAAGGGTTACAAGGTCGAATGGCTGCTGGAAAGCCATGTCCATGCCGACCACCTCAGCGCCGCGCCCTATATCCAGGAGGCCGTGGGCGGCAAGATCGGCATCGGCGACCGCATCAAGATCGTGCAGGACACGTTCGGCAAGGTCTTCAACGAAGGCACCGAGTTCCAGCGCGACGGCTCGCAATTCGACCAGCTCTTTCAGGAGGGCGACAGCTTTCACATCGGCCAGCTGCGCGGCGACGTGCTGCACACGCCGGGCCATACGCCCGCCTGCCTGACCTATGTGATCGGCGATGCGGCCTTTGTCGGCGATACGCTCTTCATGCCCGATTTCGGCACCGCGCGCTGCGACTTCCCCGGCGGCTCGTCGGAGACGCTCTACAACTCGATCCAGAAGATCCTCGCCCTGCCCGACGAGACCCGGATCTTCGTCGGCCACGATTACAAGGCGCCGGGCCGCGAGGAGTATGCCTGGGAAACCACGGTGGGCGAGCAGAAGGCCGCCAACATCCATGTCGGCGCCGGCAAATCCAAGGACGAGTTCGTGCATATGCGCGACAGCCGCGACGCCACGCTGGCGATGCCGAAACTGATCATCCCGTCGTTGCAGGTGAACATGCGCGCGGGCCAGATGCCGCCCGCCGACGAGCAGGGCGACGTCTTTCTCAAGGTGCCGGTGAACAAGCTCTGAGCACCCAATGGCGCCCCCGCCGCGAACCGGGGGCGCGATCGCAACACACGACCAAGGGAACGCGCGAACAATGGAACAGGACTGGATCTGGGGCCTGATCGGCGGCTTGCTGATCGGCACCGGAGGGGCTTTTTATTTGCTTTTCAACGGGCGGATCATGGGCGCCTCCGGCATCATCGGCTCGCTGGTGGACGGCTCGGCGGGCAATACGAAATGGGAAAAGCTGGTGTTTCTGGCAGGCGTCGTGCTGCTGCCGATCCTGCTCTTCCCGGTCTATCGCGAGGTGGATCCGCATATCACCGACAATGTCGCGGTGCTGGTCGCCGCCGGGCTGCTGGTGGGCGTGGGCACCCGCATCGCCAATGGCTGCACCTCGGGGCACGGCGTCTGCGGCATCTCGCGGCTCTCGGTGCGCGGCATCGTGGCGACGGTCTGCTATATCCTCGCGGGCGGCGTCGGCGTCGTCATCTTCCGCCATCTCCTGGGGGTGATCTGACATGCAACGGCTGATTTTCGCATTCATCGCCGGTGGGTTCTTTGGCGCGGGGCTGTTTGTCTCGGGCATGACCGACACCAGCAAGGTGCAGGGCTGGCTCGACGTGTTCGGCGCCTGGGATCCGACGCTGGCCTTCGTCATGGGCGGCGCGATGATCCCGATGTTCATCGCCTGGGCCATCGCCGGGAAACGCAGCGCCTCGGTGCTGGGCACGCCGCTGCCGCCGGCCCCGTCGAGCCGGATCGACCGCAAGCTGATCATCGGCTCGGTGCTGTTCGGCGCGGGCTGGGGGCTGGCCGGGATCTGCCCGGGCCCGTCCATCGCCTCGCTCAGCTATGGCGGTACGGGGATCTATATTTTCGTCGCGGCGATGCTGACAGGCATGGTGCTGGCACCTTTCCTGCGGACACGTCTGGACAAAATGGTGCCTGCCGAGTGATCTTGCCGCCATGGCATTGATCGAACTCACCCCCGGCTATTTCGTCTCCCCGCAAATTGCGGTGGAAGAGGTGCCCGCCCTCGCTGAGGCGGGCATTTCCCTTGTAATCTGCAACCGTCCCGATGACGAGGTGCCACCCTCGCATCAGGCGGCGGCGCTCGAATCGGCGGTGCGCGCCGCCGGGATGGACTTTGTCCACATCCCGGTGACCAACGACACGCTGACGCTCGACCAGGTGGCGCAGCAGGCGGCGCTGATCGAGGCGGCGGAGGGGCCGGTATTTGCCTATTGCCGCTCCGGCACGCGCAGCTCCATCGTCTGGGCCATGGGCCAGGCCGGCAAGATGGAGACCGACGCGATCCTTAGCGCCGCGACCAAGGCGGGCTATCAGCTCGACGGGCTGCGCCCGACGCTCGACGCGCTGGCCGCGCAGAAGGGCTGAGACTCAGGACTCCTCGATATCGAGCGGGGCGGCGGCGAAGTCGAAATCGAAATCGCCGCCCTCCTCCGCCTCGTCCTCGCCGGCCTCTGCCGGTTCCGCATCGAAACTGAAATCGCCTGTGTCGAACTCCATCGGCGGCAGATCGGGCAGATCGCCGGCCATCTCCTCCGGTTCGAGATCCGGCATGGGCGCAGGCTCCTCCTCCATCGGCAATTGCGGCGCGCGCGGTTCCGGCGCCGGGTCATGCTCTTCCATCACCGGCGGGGCAGCACCCTGCGGCGTGCCCTCGGGCCAGGCCAGCCGCACCGCGCGCATGCCGTTCATCTGCCCCAGACGCCCGCCCGCCACCGCCGCGCCGGAGCCCGCGACAAAGGACACGCCGTCGAGCGCCTCCGGCGGCAGCGGGATCAGATCGCCGGGCTTCAGCCGCTGCGCCGCGCCGAGCGGCAAGCTGAGACGGCAGAGCACCGCATCCATCTGCACCGGCAGCAGCTTCATCTTGCGCTCATGCGGGCCGGGCGCATCATCGCCACCCTCCGCATCGGGCGCCGCCTCGCCCGCATGCGGGCGGTCGGGCAGCACCAGCAGCAGCTCGCCGCGGCGGCGGCCCAGCGCCAGATCCACCGAGACGCGAAAGCTGCGATAGCCCGCCGCGTCCAGCAGCAGCCCAGCGGCGCGAGCATCCTCGATCATCGCGCCGTAGCGATAACCCTCGAATTGCGGTTGCAGCGGGTGGCCGTCGAGATAGCGCGCCAGCCGCTCCATCGTCGCGTCGATCAGAGGCGCCACCATGGCCGCGTCGGTCTGGGTGAGCGGGCGATCCTCGACCGGCATCTGGGTGACCTGCAACAGCGTCTGCACCTCGATCAGCCCGGTCATCACCTCGCGGTCGATCATGGCGAGGCCCAGCGCGCCCTCGGGGCCGTCGAGCAGCAGCAGCAGGGTGTTGGCGGGCAGCATCTCGACCACGCCGTCCTGATCGGCCATCTCCTGGCCGACGCCATGGGTGACCAGCGCCAGATCCCACAGCACGTCGGCCGCGCGCGACAGCGCCCGGCGCAGGGCCTTGGCCGGCGACATCCCCCGCGCCTCGAATACGCGGCGGGCGGCGCTGGCCTTCTGGCCCAGAACGTCATCCTGTCTGACGGTTTCTCCCATCACCTGCTTGGCCTGTTCTCCGGCTGACTCCCGACCCTGTATGGCGGGATTTGGTTACCAAGCGCTTTAAGGGGCCGGGATTTCCCCTCTGCCCCGGTTACTGCGCCGCCATGGCGATATCGGCGGGCAGGATCACGCGGAAGGCGCCGCCGCCCTGCCCCGGCAGATAGGCGATCTCGCCGCCCAGCCGCGTCATGATCTGCCGGCAGATCGCCAGCCCCAGCCCGGCACCGCCGGCCTTCTGGTCGCTCACCCGGCTGAATTTCTCAAAGATCACATCCTGCGCCTCGGAGGAGATCCCGGTGCCGTTGTCGATGAAGTCGATCACCACCTCCTCGCCGGTGCGCACGCGGATATCCAGCGCCGGCTGCGCCGCGTCGCAATATTTGCGGGCATTGGCCACGAGGTTGATGAACACCTGGCTCAGCCGGTCGAGATCGGTGTTGAGCCAGATCCGCTCCGCCGCCGGGTCGCGGTCGATGCGCAGCCGCGCGCCGTGCTCGTCCGCCGCCGCCGCCGCAACCGCCCGGTCGAGCACCTCCGACAGCAGCCCCTCGCGCAGGTTGAGGTTCACCTGCCCGTTCTCCAGCACCGAGAGATCCAGCAGATCGTCGAGCAGCCGGGTCAGCCGGATCGCCTCGTCATGGATGATCGAGGCGTATTTGCTCTGCTCCGGCGCGCTGAGGCCCGTGGTGTCGCGCAGGATCTCGGAAAACGCGCGGATCGAGGTCATCGGCGTGCGCAGCTCGTGGCTGATCTGGCTCAGGAAGGCATCTTTCTGCACCGAAAGCCGGGTCAGCTTGGCATTGGCCTCGCGCAGCTGCGCAGCGGTGCGGGCGAGCTCCTGGCTCTGCGCCTCCAGCCGGGCGGAGTATTCCATCATCTGCGCGGTCTCGTCGGCCACCGCCATCAGATCCTCGACCGAGACCGAGGCACCGCCGACGATCTGACCGACCATGGCATGCGCCGTGGCCGCGCCGACCGAGCCCGCCAGCTCGCGCTCCAGCGTTTCGAGGAAATCCGGTGTCGGCGCCGGCAGCCCGCCGCGCAGCCCCTGGCGCTGCGCCTCGCGCTCGAAGAGCAGCCGGGCATCGCGGGCGCCGAGGATGCGCTGCGCCATGACCATGAGGTCTTCGGTCGGCGCCACCCGCCCGGCCCAGCTGCGCGGGCCGGTGGAATGCTCGAAGACATTCACGAACTGCGCGCCCTGCAAGCGCTCCAGCGGCTGCGGAAAGCTGGCGAGCGAGGCGAGGACGAAGCCGCCGGTATTGAGTGCCAGCGACCAGAACACCGCGTGCAGCAGCGGGTCCATGCCCTCGATGCCAAAGAGCGCGTGCGGGCGCAGCCAGTGCAGGCCGAACGCGCCGTCGAGCAGCCAGACCTCGGGCAGCACCGCGCCGGGGCCGAAGCTCGGCAGGAACAGCGTGTAACCCCAACAGCCGAAACCCAGCGTCAGCCCGGTCAGCGCGCCCAGCCGCGAGGCACCGCGCCAGAAGATCCCGCCCAGCATCGCCGGCAGCACCTGCGCGACGCCGGCAAAGCTCACCAGCCCGATGGAGGCCAGCGCCGCGCCGCCGCCCGAGAGCCGGTAATAGAGATAGCCCAGCATCACCACGCCGATGATCGACAGCCGCCGCGCCAGCAGCACCACATGGCGCACATCGCCCGAGACCTTGGCGCCGCCCCCGGCAAAGCGCAGCCAGAGCGGCATCACCACATGGTTCGACACCATGGTCGAGAGCGCGATGGCCGCCACGATCACCATCGAGGTGGCCGAGCTGAACCCGCCGAGGAAGGACAGCACCGCCAGCCCGTCACGGCCCTGGCTCAGCGGCACGGTCAGCACGAAGAGATCCGGGTTCGAGCCCTCGGGCAGCATCTCCAGCCCGACCACGGCGATGGGCACGACAAACAGGCTCATCAGCCCCAGATAGAGCGGAAAGGCCCAGCTCGCGGTGCGCAGATGGGTCTCGTTGTCATTCTCCACCACCAGCACCTGAAAGATCCGCGGCAGGCAGAGGAAAGCGGCGGCCGAGAGCATCATCAGCCCCGCCCAGCGCCCGCCGTCGATCTCCCAATGCCCCAGCGGCGAGGCGTCGATCTTGTCGAGCGCGCCCGAGACCCCGCCCGACAGGCCCCAGACCACGAAGACCCCCACCGCCAGCAGCGCCGCGAGCTTGACGATGGCTTCCAGCGCGATGGCCATGACAACGCCGTTATGGCGTTCGTTCGCATCCAGATTGCGGGTGCCGAAGATCACCGTGAAAAGCGCCAGCCCCGCCGCCACCCAGAGCGCGGTGTGGCCCTTCTCCTCGCCGGTGGCGAGATCGCCGACGCCGAACACCTCGAAGCTCAGCGTCACCGATTGCAGTTGCAGCGCGATATAGGGCGTGGTGCCGACCACGGCGAGGATCGTCACCCCCACCGCCAGCAGGTTGGATTTGCCGTAGCGCGACGAGATCAGGTCGGCCACCGAGGTGATGCGCTGGCTGCGTCCGATGCGCACCAGCTTGCGCAGGATCCACCACCAGCCGACCAGCACCAGCGACGGGCCGAGATAGATCGTCAGGTATTCGAACCCGGAGCGCACCGCCGAGCCGACGGCGCCGTAAAAGGTCCAGGCGGTGCAGTAGATCGACAGCGACAGCGTGTAGACCATGGGCGAGCGCAGCCATGTCGCCTGGCCGCGCAGCGCCGCGCGTTCGGCGGCAAAGGCCACGACGAAGAGAAAGAGCGCATAGGCGCTGCACACGGCGACCAGCGTGTTGAGCATCGTCATCCGCCCTCACCGCCGGGCTCGGCGCCATAGCGCCCCTGCGCCGCCAGCCGCGAGGACAGCACCACCGCGCCCAGCACCAGCAGCGCCCAGACCCCGAAGAGATAGAGGATGGCGCTGGAGGAACGCACCGCCGCCGCGCCCTCCTCGGCCCAGAGCAGCGGCACCAGCCAGAGCAGCATGCCGATAAAGGGCAGCACCCGTGCCGTGTCGATCACCCGGCGGCGGCGATAGGATTGCCGCTCCAGAAAGACCGGGGGCTTGCCCCGGCGCGGAGGCCCGGCCTCGCTCATGCGCCTCCGGCGACCAGCGTGCGCACCGTCGCCAGCATCTCGGCATTCGAGAAGGGTTTGGTCATGAAGGCCGACACGCCCGCGCGCTCGGCCATTTCGCGATCACGCGACTGGCCGCGCGCGGTGAGCATCAGCACCGGCAGTTCGGCGGTATCCGCATCCTCGCGCAGTTCGCGCAGGATATCGTAGCCGCTCTTGCCCGGAAGCATCACATCGAGGATCAGCAGATCGGGCCGGCAGGCCCGCAGCTTTTCATTCGCGGTGGTGCCGTCGGAATGGGTGTCCACCGCCAGCCCCTCGCGCGACAGGATGAAGCTGATCGCCTCGATGATGTTCGGCTCATCCTCGATCAGCATCACACGTTTTAACATCACGCCCCCTTGCCCCCGGCCCCGGACCGTGCGGCCCGGAGAACCGTGGTTTTCCTCCCCTGTAAAAAACTTATCGCCAATGTGACGCCGGGTGTCAAAAGATCAAAAGCCCGGCTCGCCCAGCAGCGAGGGCTCACGCCGCGCCGGACAGGGCGCGCGCGGGCAGATCCGGCAGGTCACGCCGACCTCTTCGGGACGTTCCTCCGTGCGCGCCCGCGCGGGCGCGATCATCATATGCGCCTCGAAAACCGGCTCGCGGTTGATCTCTGGCGGGCCTGCCGGCTGGGCAAAGGCGATGGCGGTGACCGCGCCACTTTGCCGCCCGGCGGAGTGCAGCACCCGGCTCAGCACCGACATCGGACGCGAGAGCGCCGCGAAGAGCGGCCAGAGCGGGCAGTCGGCGCCAAAGCGCGGGATCGGGAAATCCGGCAGCGGCTTGCGG
The window above is part of the Salipiger abyssi genome. Proteins encoded here:
- a CDS encoding response regulator transcription factor; the protein is MLKRVMLIEDEPNIIEAISFILSREGLAVDTHSDGTTANEKLRACRPDLLILDVMLPGKSGYDILRELREDADTAELPVLMLTARGQSRDREMAERAGVSAFMTKPFSNAEMLATVRTLVAGGA
- a CDS encoding YeeE/YedE family protein, whose protein sequence is MEQDWIWGLIGGLLIGTGGAFYLLFNGRIMGASGIIGSLVDGSAGNTKWEKLVFLAGVVLLPILLFPVYREVDPHITDNVAVLVAAGLLVGVGTRIANGCTSGHGVCGISRLSVRGIVATVCYILAGGVGVVIFRHLLGVI
- a CDS encoding TIGR01244 family sulfur transferase, translating into MALIELTPGYFVSPQIAVEEVPALAEAGISLVICNRPDDEVPPSHQAAALESAVRAAGMDFVHIPVTNDTLTLDQVAQQAALIEAAEGPVFAYCRSGTRSSIVWAMGQAGKMETDAILSAATKAGYQLDGLRPTLDALAAQKG
- a CDS encoding TraR/DksA family transcriptional regulator, which encodes MLLKRLEELGARLEEIEDSLEAPRPKDWEESAVEREGDEVLESLGASGQTEIARIKAALNRMDEGEYGYCLNCGEAISEARLDVLPEAPLCAACAGGQKR
- a CDS encoding MBL fold metallo-hydrolase, which produces MSPEVTAFFDDATNTISYVVRDPEGSSCAIIDSVLDFDYSSGRTDTRSADAVIAFVREKGYKVEWLLESHVHADHLSAAPYIQEAVGGKIGIGDRIKIVQDTFGKVFNEGTEFQRDGSQFDQLFQEGDSFHIGQLRGDVLHTPGHTPACLTYVIGDAAFVGDTLFMPDFGTARCDFPGGSSETLYNSIQKILALPDETRIFVGHDYKAPGREEYAWETTVGEQKAANIHVGAGKSKDEFVHMRDSRDATLAMPKLIIPSLQVNMRAGQMPPADEQGDVFLKVPVNKL
- a CDS encoding DUF6691 family protein; this translates as MQRLIFAFIAGGFFGAGLFVSGMTDTSKVQGWLDVFGAWDPTLAFVMGGAMIPMFIAWAIAGKRSASVLGTPLPPAPSSRIDRKLIIGSVLFGAGWGLAGICPGPSIASLSYGGTGIYIFVAAMLTGMVLAPFLRTRLDKMVPAE
- a CDS encoding FliM/FliN family flagellar motor switch protein; its protein translation is MGETVRQDDVLGQKASAARRVFEARGMSPAKALRRALSRAADVLWDLALVTHGVGQEMADQDGVVEMLPANTLLLLLDGPEGALGLAMIDREVMTGLIEVQTLLQVTQMPVEDRPLTQTDAAMVAPLIDATMERLARYLDGHPLQPQFEGYRYGAMIEDARAAGLLLDAAGYRSFRVSVDLALGRRRGELLLVLPDRPHAGEAAPDAEGGDDAPGPHERKMKLLPVQMDAVLCRLSLPLGAAQRLKPGDLIPLPPEALDGVSFVAGSGAAVAGGRLGQMNGMRAVRLAWPEGTPQGAAPPVMEEHDPAPEPRAPQLPMEEEPAPMPDLEPEEMAGDLPDLPPMEFDTGDFSFDAEPAEAGEDEAEEGGDFDFDFAAAPLDIEES
- a CDS encoding ATP-binding protein, with translation MTMLNTLVAVCSAYALFLFVVAFAAERAALRGQATWLRSPMVYTLSLSIYCTAWTFYGAVGSAVRSGFEYLTIYLGPSLVLVGWWWILRKLVRIGRSQRITSVADLISSRYGKSNLLAVGVTILAVVGTTPYIALQLQSVTLSFEVFGVGDLATGEEKGHTALWVAAGLALFTVIFGTRNLDANERHNGVVMAIALEAIVKLAALLAVGVFVVWGLSGGVSGALDKIDASPLGHWEIDGGRWAGLMMLSAAAFLCLPRIFQVLVVENDNETHLRTASWAFPLYLGLMSLFVVPIAVVGLEMLPEGSNPDLFVLTVPLSQGRDGLAVLSFLGGFSSATSMVIVAAIALSTMVSNHVVMPLWLRFAGGGAKVSGDVRHVVLLARRLSIIGVVMLGYLYYRLSGGGAALASIGLVSFAGVAQVLPAMLGGIFWRGASRLGALTGLTLGFGCWGYTLFLPSFGPGAVLPEVWLLDGAFGLHWLRPHALFGIEGMDPLLHAVFWSLALNTGGFVLASLASFPQPLERLQGAQFVNVFEHSTGPRSWAGRVAPTEDLMVMAQRILGARDARLLFEREAQRQGLRGGLPAPTPDFLETLERELAGSVGAATAHAMVGQIVGGASVSVEDLMAVADETAQMMEYSARLEAQSQELARTAAQLREANAKLTRLSVQKDAFLSQISHELRTPMTSIRAFSEILRDTTGLSAPEQSKYASIIHDEAIRLTRLLDDLLDLSVLENGQVNLNLREGLLSEVLDRAVAAAAADEHGARLRIDRDPAAERIWLNTDLDRLSQVFINLVANARKYCDAAQPALDIRVRTGEEVVIDFIDNGTGISSEAQDVIFEKFSRVSDQKAGGAGLGLAICRQIMTRLGGEIAYLPGQGGGAFRVILPADIAMAAQ